TCAGAGAACGGAAGAACAGACGTTCACGCACAGGAAAGGTGGCGCGCTGCAAGGCAGCATTGCACATGTgaacgcacacatgcactgAGAGTCTCGCAGAGACGCGCAGACCGGcagggaaagagaggcggagaaagGAGTGCACATTTTACAGAAAAATAAAGCAGTCTCTTGCGCTCAAGCACGCTAAGCAGACAGTATCACGAGAAGGACACGGGATGCAGGTCCGCAATCTCTCGCCTATGTGAATAGATTCGTAGGAATCTCCTCATCCACACTGCTCACGCTGCTTCGGCTATCGTCAGAgtcgccagcggcgctgccggaggaGTTGCAGCCCGACCAGTCTTGGTCGTCGCTACCAGAGGCGACGGGCGAGGACGCACTATGTTCACTAACCTCAGATGCGTTCCCGGCATACTGAGCCTCTGAacgcctcctccgtgtgTGTTTCTCGCTCGTCGTCGTGAGCAGctcatcctcctccatctcagCATCTTCGCTGTCCTCCTCGGTAGAGATATCGCTGGCGCTCGCAATGctcccctcctcgtcttTGTCGTCCTCATCCTTGGCTGATGTTGCCCCTTCACGGCAGTCTGCCATGAACAGGTAGTCCAGTGCCTCCGCTTGACCCGCCACGGGAACGACAGATAGCCCGCTACCGGGTTCGTTCGGTGCCGCCGACGCGCCGGTACGCACCGGAGACCCCACTCGTCGGTCACCacgtgtcgctgccgcgtACTGTCCCGCGCGAGGAAGAACCGCTCCGGACTCCCTGGAGGAGGGTGAAAAAGGGTTCTTGGGCGGATCACGgtcgcctccagcggcagcagtcaTGCTCCACGACAGTTGCAGCACCGTTGACGTGAGCACATCGCTTGGGCTGCTCTTTCGatcgctgcagccgctgtccaccgccagcgccgtaAGCGCCGCCCATTGTCGAAAAAGAATTGACAACGCTCGCAGAAAGACGTCCCCCATGGCACGAAATACGGTGGGACTGTAGTGCACCTCCGCCTTGCACACGGCTGACAccggtgcggcagcgtcgtcgtcgtgggTGCCAGCGCTCactcgcagcagctcggGAACACAGACCAGGCCACCCACCATTGTTGCCTCGAAGCCGTAGCTCATGCGCACACCGAACTCGTCGTAGAGGACAACACGCGCAGACCCCTTCTTGTCTTTGGTTACAGCAAAGGAACTCtgcgagagggagaaggacgGGAAAAGCTGTGAGAGCAAGGCAGCCATGACCTTCTCCGGGCCAGCGGGGGCCGTGCGGGACGCTTTCCGAGTGCGACGACGTCgaccgccatcaccgcctctGGTGCCTTTGTGGCGAGAGTGCGTGGCGATGCCTCGTATCGTGTTCATAGTGCACCCATATACAAGAAAGTTCTTGGCTCGCGAATGACCGTGAAAGTCGGCAAACATCACAACCTGACGCTTCTCCTCACCCGTCCAGTATCGTAACAGCTGCTTCATCGTGTAGAGAGTGGGGTTGAAATCTGCCTTAGGATTCGTGTAGTCGCGATTTAGGTCTACGCCGGCGAATGAGCAGCGATGGTTGCCCATGATcacgccgtcggcgttcAGCATGGGTATCACCTTGAAGACAAAGTTTTCACACAAGTGGGACGCGTATTCTGCGGCCACCGCTGGCGGGCAGAGAAGGGTGTCCAGCAGACCCTGCATGACCCAGCTGGCGTTTGTTTCGCCGgggtgcacacgcgccacaAGCAGCGCGATGGGGCGGCGCCGTATTTCGTCCGTGGTGTACGGCTCCCCAGTATCTCGGTTACGTagcgccgtcaccgtcagcagcggcacctgcaACCCGCCCGGTGTCCAGCATAAGCACTGCGGCAACAGCGAGCGTGTTGGGCACGTGTGAGCCTCTCTCGCCAGCCACGCGAGATGCTCTCGCATCTCGGTGTATGTGAACGGGAAGCAGTTGGCAAGGTAAACCGTTCcggtcgccgtcgtcggcatGGTGACGGAGAAGGTGACTGTGAAGTAGCACTTCTGCTTCACCACCCCCGACTCTGCAGATGTGGCTGCAGtaaacggcggcggcgtcgtgggcggcggtgacAGTGTGGGGAAAGCCGGTGTGCGCTTCTTCGCGatcaccggcggcggtgcacgccCGCCGAGGTGCGAAACCGGCGCGCACGTGTTCACCGACGTTGACAGCGGTCGCGGAGACGTGGAGAGTGGGGATGCCGCCGGAGCGCTGGCGGTCTCACCGTTTTTCCCGAAGtagtgtgcgcgcgcaggaCGGAGGAACGCGTTGCCAAAGTAGAAGATGCCCTCGCCAGCGCGAGTCCACTTGGACCGCGGCGCGCTCGGGTCGGAAGGGTTTCCGCCGTCCggcacgtgcagcagcagtggttTTTGGCCCTCGTTAAAGGTCGAGTCACCCTTTTCCATATTCAGGATATTGAAGCGGTACGTTTTGCCGGGGGTGAAGTGGCGCATGCCAAAACTGAACCACTGCGTGTAAGAGTTGGTGGCGGTGTCCCAGGAAAGGACTAGGTCGTATTCGCTGTCCGTCACTTCGatggcgcgctgcaggtTGCCGCTCTCGTAGTCCGAAAAGAACTCGACTCCATCAGCGCTCCCCTCAACGGTACTGGGCGCGTCTCCAGCCGCGCCGGGTGACGCGCTGCTCAGTCGCTCGAACACCACCTTGTGCACATGCGGAGTGGGACCACCATCGCACGTCGCTTCGTCCAAGAGCGTAAGCCGCGCGatgtggtggcgcagcacccgAACCCGGTCTTCCTCACACACATTGATCAGCGGCACGCTGAGGTGCGCGTCCTctacggcagcagcaacagaggagggggcgccgTACCAGCTCTCCGCCGTCGTTGGTGGTGCCGCATCCTTGAACGGCCAGGGCAGCTGTGAGCAGTCGAACGCCACCAGCTCCGACACAGGAtccacgtcgccgctgcgcagctctgGCGAGAACACATCTGGGCGGATGTCTACGAGCAGGAGAAAATTATCCAAACTCCCACGTCCCGAACGCGCTGCtgtgagggaggaagagatgATCGAGTCCAACACAGTCCCCGTCGAGCGACCGACACACTGAGCCAGCGACGCCTGCGTCGACGACAGGCACGCCTGAGAGGCGTCTGCCCTCGTATCGACCGCGCTGTGGCAGCTGCTCACGGGCTCCGACAAGTGAGACTTTCCACCTGGCGACTTGGCAACGTCGAATTGGCGCCGCAGAGATGCCGGCAAGCGCTCGTCGACGTAGCATGCAGGGCGGCCATTCCATGACGGCAGCATCGTGTACCCGTACATTGAGCACAACTGGAGGTAGAAGTGGTGCCACTGCTGCGACGACTTCTCAGACAACGCCAAGACGCTCGCCACCACGACCTTCAGCCCGCCAAGGTCCTTTATGTCCGCCAGCACGGTCTCCCTGTCGGCTGCCAGCAATGCGTTCAGCAGGAGCAGAATAACGTGGACGCACTCGCGTCGGGGCGGCATCTGCAACATGTGGCGCGACGGTGGCAGCAAGTAGAAGACGATGCCGCGCGGCACGTGAAAGCGCAATGCAACCTCAGCAGTCATCTGACTAACCTTGTCGAAGCTTGTCAATCGCTGCATCAACACCACACACCACAGCAACATGAACTCCACCCGCCGCATAAGCCGCATCACCCACGACGGCACCCAGTGCTCGGCATCGACGGATACCAGCGACCTGACATCCGGGTGTCGTGTCTTCTCTGGCGCATCGTACTTGACgctcatcagcagcagcggcgcgatTTGTGTCAAAAAAAATGTGCTCATGGCAATGGCAGTGGCGCAGAGCTCCGTCCCGCGCGCGCCAAGATCGACAGCCGACGCGGAGTTCCCAGTGAAGGCGAACAGCGTGAAGCAGAAGTGGGAAAAGGCCGTGCAGGTCCATTGCGTGCGCGATTGAAAGCGGCGCAGCGTTGTCAGCG
The DNA window shown above is from Leishmania major strain Friedlin complete genome, chromosome 33 and carries:
- a CDS encoding putative zinc carboxypeptidase — translated: MVQGMLFSSLQSGSAADAVSPPTPKRDAAGAQLHHTRSHSWNPQRGLTFTPAGSGAFMSKKERRKAWALFLHKNTHAFALIVNACRSSLAVRELQVGSVLLTFLYNVLRHMSGDKQRKAVVLCEKLGVFRVCTSVLQEGKRRLRPGDVDAAFVASLRACEAAALLFTLGSTFNVKLWTLFRLSQSLECTFACASVTFRLLEAEFARYHASLQSDLCQTTTAAALQEYTRKHTRKETLTTLRRFQSRTQWTCTAFSHFCFTLFAFTGNSASAVDLGARGTELCATAIAMSTFFLTQIAPLLLMSVKYDAPEKTRHPDVRSLVSVDAEHWVPSWVMRLMRRVEFMLLWCVVLMQRLTSFDKVSQMTAEVALRFHVPRGIVFYLLPPSRHMLQMPPRRECVHVILLLLNALLAADRETVLADIKDLGGLKVVVASVLALSEKSSQQWHHFYLQLCSMYGYTMLPSWNGRPACYVDERLPASLRRQFDVAKSPGGKSHLSEPVSSCHSAVDTRADASQACLSSTQASLAQCVGRSTGTVLDSIISSSLTAARSGRGSLDNFLLLVDIRPDVFSPELRSGDVDPVSELVAFDCSQLPWPFKDAAPPTTAESWYGAPSSVAAAVEDAHLSVPLINVCEEDRVRVLRHHIARLTLLDEATCDGGPTPHVHKVVFERLSSASPGAAGDAPSTVEGSADGVEFFSDYESGNLQRAIEVTDSEYDLVLSWDTATNSYTQWFSFGMRHFTPGKTYRFNILNMEKGDSTFNEGQKPLLLHVPDGGNPSDPSAPRSKWTRAGEGIFYFGNAFLRPARAHYFGKNGETASAPAASPLSTSPRPLSTSVNTCAPVSHLGGRAPPPVIAKKRTPAFPTLSPPPTTPPPFTAATSAESGVVKQKCYFTVTFSVTMPTTATGTVYLANCFPFTYTEMREHLAWLAREAHTCPTRSLLPQCLCWTPGGLQVPLLTVTALRNRDTGEPYTTDEIRRRPIALLVARVHPGETNASWVMQGLLDTLLCPPAVAAEYASHLCENFVFKVIPMLNADGVIMGNHRCSFAGVDLNRDYTNPKADFNPTLYTMKQLLRYWTGEEKRQVVMFADFHGHSRAKNFLVYGCTMNTIRGIATHSRHKGTRGGDGGRRRRTRKASRTAPAGPEKVMAALLSQLFPSFSLSQSSFAVTKDKKGSARVVLYDEFGVRMSYGFEATMVGGLVCVPELLRVSAGTHDDDAAAPVSAVCKAEVHYSPTVFRAMGDVFLRALSILFRQWAALTALAVDSGCSDRKSSPSDVLTSTVLQLSWSMTAAAGGDRDPPKNPFSPSSRESGAVLPRAGQYAAATRGDRRVGSPVRTGASAAPNEPGSGLSVVPVAGQAEALDYLFMADCREGATSAKDEDDKDEEGSIASASDISTEEDSEDAEMEEDELLTTTSEKHTRRRRSEAQYAGNASEVSEHSASSPVASGSDDQDWSGCNSSGSAAGDSDDSRSSVSSVDEEIPTNLFT